A window of Desulfuromonas soudanensis genomic DNA:
CGGCGAAGAAATTTTCTCCGTTCGGATCGACCCCCGCCTGCCGATCAATCTTGCTGTCGGAGACGAAAAGGTGCGCATAGGCAAAATCGGCCTTGAGGTTCTCGGAAAAGCGGTAACAGGCGCCGACGGAAGTCCAGAAACGGTCCTCGCCGGGGATGCGCGGGGTGCGGTTTTCGGCATCGGGAATCGGCGTTTCGTCAAAGGCCACCCCGGCGCGGAGGGTCAGGCTCTCACTGGCATCGTAGCTCCCTCCCAGGGAATAGCGCCAGCTGTCGTTCCAGTTGTAGGAGGTGACGGAATCGCCCTTGAGCGGATTGTCGAATTGCACCCGCAGTTCATTAAATACGCTCCAGTTCGTCCAGGTGACGTCGGCCATGAGCGCCAGGCGGTCCGTGAACCGATGATACACGCTGGCGGAGAGGGTGTCCGGCAGGGTTATGTCGGCCTTGGCGCCGCTGTCGGCAAAAGTGGCTGCGATACCGCCCCCTACCCCACCCGGCAAAGAAGTAACCGCTGTTGGAACGGTAAAGTCGGCCGACCCCTTGGCGGTATATTCCATCCGCGAACGGTAAGCCAGGCCCAATCGCGTGTTCTCATTGGCCTCGACAAGAAGGCCGAGATTGTATCCGTAAGCCCAGTCGTCCGCATCAAGGACAACCCTGCCGTCGGAACCCTGGGGAGTGCCCAGGGCGCCCCCCGAGAGAGCCGTCGCAATCGATCCGAAATCGATGGCGTTGCTCAGTTCGGCGGTCAATTTTTGGGCATTGAAACCGGCACCCAGGCTCAGATGGTCATTGACTTTGTAGGCCAGTGACGGATTGATGTTCACCGTTTTCACCTCGGAACGCAGGGCGTGGTAACGCCCCTGCCAGCCATCGGCGTATTCCGTCGCCAGCCCGAAGGGGGCATTGACCCCGATGCCAAAAGCCCAGCCATTGTCCATATTCGCCGCGTAATAGACATTAGGGACAAATGCATCCTCCCCGCCGTCGCCGCCTTCGCTCCCCGACAGGGCCACAAAAGCCCCTCCGGTGAGAGCGGGCGACAGCGACGAGCCGTTGTCGCTGAACTCCGTTTTGGGTTTGATGTAATGCAGTCCCAAAACGGCCTCCTGACCCTTCAGCCGGGTGAGTCCTGCCGGATTGAAGAAGAGGGTCGATGCATCCTCGGCGACGGCGGCCGCCCCAGAAAATGCGGTTCCCAGACCGCTGACGCTCTGCTCGACAATTGCAAACCCCGATGAAAAGACCGGCGAAGCCATCCCCAAAACCAGACAACAAGTCGCAACTACCCTCTGTACCACTTTCATAGCCCACTCCTTTGTAGGTTCCTACCGCGCACTCAAATATCCGTCCACCCCAAAACCGCCCATGGCCTCACAGTCCCGACCCCTTGAAACACCCTCATCCTGTCCCTGACACTTATACCCACCGCTTACGTTCAAGTCAACCATTTTTAGAACATTATTTGTTTTATCATTGAGCGCATATTTTCACACGGACAAATAGTCTCCACATGGTTAAAAATTAAGGCAATTCAAGATATTGATATGACAAACATTGTTTCATTAGGGACCAGACGAATTTAATTCTTTTCTACAAATTGGACAGAGGACGACACCGGAAAATAGGCGGAAGGAAGGGTACCAGCAAAGGAGCAGATGGGAGGGGAACGGCAGGGATCGGGAAGTTTTCGCGGTTTGGACAGGAGGGACAAAAATGACGATACGCCGGAGTTGTTTCGCCGAGAGACGATCTCCTCAGGGCCGCGGCAGCCAAACCAGGACGAAAAAGAAAAAGGGCTGCAATCCTGACGGATTGCAGCCCTTTCAATCTCATGGTGCCGAAGGGGAGACTCGAACTCCCACGTCCCTACGGACACTAGACCCTGAACCTAGCGTGTCTACCAATTCCACCACTTCGGCAAGAAGCGAGGGTGTTTATAACAAATGAAAATCGACATTGCAACAAAAAAACACGGAGCAATGGTTTTCTCCGTTGCCGCCGTCGTTGACTTGCCCTGCACGGAAGGTAACGTATTGACAGGGGCTTAGATTCCCCGCCCGCACCCACTCCGGCGTCTCCGAGGTTCCGCCATGATCCTGCGCCAACCCCTACGCTATCTCTCCCGATGCAAGAACTTCGAAAGGTTCCTGAAGGTCAATCCCTGGGCGCGACGGGCGGCAAGCCGCTTTGTCGCCGGGGAAAGCAGAGACGAGGCTCTCCGGGTGGCCGCCGAGCTTAACCGGGAGGGGTTCAAGGTCACCCTCGACTATCTTGGCGAAGAGGTGACGAGGTCCGAGGAAGCGCGACTGGCGGCGGAAGAGCAGGCGGCAGCGGTCGAAGCGGCGGCGGTAGCCAAGCTGGATCTCGGGCTTTCGGTGAAGCTCTCGCACCTCGGGGTTCTGATCGATGAAGGGCTGGCGGAAGAGAACCTGCGGATGATCTGCCAACGGGCGGCAGCGGCAGGGCGCTTCGTGCGGGTCGACATGGAGGGGTCGAATTTGACTTCCGGGACGCTGGCGATGGTGCAGCGGGTTCATGAAGACCTCCCCGTCATCGGCACGGTAATTCAGTCCGCCCTCAAGCGCAGCAGCGCCGATATCGAGACATTGAACCGCAGGGGGATCTCCGTGCGGCTGGTCAAGGGGGCCTATCTGGAACCTTCAGACCTTGCCTTTCAACGCCGGGAGGAGATAACGCTCTACTTCATGCGCCTCACCGAATCCCTGTTTCGGGACGGCTATCGCCCGGCGATCGCCACCCACGAAGATCTCCTCATCGACTACGCCATCGACATGGCCTTCATCTACGGCCGCGCTCCCGAGGAGTTCGAATTCCAGATGCTTTACGGCATCCGTCGCGACCTCCAGGAGAAGCTCCGGGACCAGGGGTACCGGGTGCGGATCTATCTCCCCTACGGCAGCGACTGGTACGGCTACTTCATGCGCCGCCTCGCCGAACGCCCGGCCAACCTGTGGTTTCTGCTGCGCCACCTCAGGAACTAATCGTCTGCGGCCGCACCACCACCGTGCGGTAATGCTCCACGGTCACCAGCCCCGGCCGGGCCCCCTTCGGTTTTCGCACCCACTTCCCCTCGGCCACCATGACCTCGACCTTTCCGGCGTCCTTCCCCCGGGAATGGGCGGCGGCGATGGCGGCGGCGAAGAGAACGTCGGCCTCGGGGACGTCGCCCCCCTCCCCTTTGCGCCGGAGAACCAGATGGCAGCCGGGCATGTTGGCTGCGTGGAACCACAGGTCGTCGGGGCGGGTCAACGTCCGGCTGACGTGGTCGTTGCTGCGATTGTTGCGCCCCCAGAACAGGGTGTAGCCTCCGGGGGTGATTGCCTGGCGCACGGCGGTTTCGGCGAGGGCCGGGCGGTTGCGCACCGGCGGACCGGGGCGCTTCTGGAGGAGCCTGGCCGCCACCAACTCCTCCCGGATCGCCTCGATCTCCCCCTCCTCCTCGGCTTCGTCGAGTCCGAGGAGGACCCCCTCCAGCCACTGGCTCTCGGCGAGGGTCTCGCCGCGCCGGCGCTCGATGTGCTCCAGACCCCTCTTCCCCTTGCGATGGCGACGAAAGTAGCATTCGGCGTTTTCCTGGGGCGAGAGCGCCGGATCGAGGGGGACCGTCACCGGGACCGGCGGGTCGGCGTACCAGTCGTCGAGGACGACCTCGGCAAGTCCCCGCCGCAGGCGATGGATATTGGCCAGAAGAAGGTCGCCGAGTTCCCGTTGGCGGACGAACCCCCTGGCCTTACTCTCCTCGGCCTCGATGTTGGCCAGGCGTTTTTCCAGCCGCTGCAACCCCTTGCGGACGATCCGCTCCAGCGCCTCCTTCCCTCCCCCGAACAGTTCCTCCCCCCCCGCCTCGGCGTAAAAAGCGTCGGCTGCCCGCGAGACATCGGCAAAGGTCTGCAGGCTTTCGAGAGACAGATGCTCGGGCGTCAGGGCGCTCAGTATGCTTTTCTCCTGCCAGAGGCCGACGCAGGGTGAAAAATCGAAATTCAGATAGCGGCGGCGCAGCTTTTCAAGGGCCTCCTGCGCTTCCTCTCCGGCGTCAACGGCGGCCTCGATGTCGGCGGCCAGCAGCTCGGTCATCGGCGTCACCGTCTGGAGGAGCCAGGCTCGCAGCGGCACGTCGGCGGGGATTGGCGGCACTCCTTCCTGAAGGTCGGATCGCAGCAACGGTTCGGGGGGAAGATAGGGTTTTCCGGGGAGGATCGTTCGCCCCTCCCCTTCGACGCGCAGCAGGGCGTCGACGATGCGTCCCGAGGGATCGAGGAGGATAAGGTTGGCGCGGGGTCCGAGAAGTTCGGCAACCAAGGTCCAGAAACGGTTTTCGCTGTCGGCAAAGACGAGACGGACGATGCGCTCGCCGGGAACCCGCTCGATTTCAAGCAGACGACCGAGACGGGAGCGCAGGAGTTGACAGAACCTTGGAGGCGCCTGGGGATTGGGGTAGACTTCCGTAGTGAGATGAATGCGGCTGGCCCGCGGCGCGGCGGAGATGAGCAGGCGCAGGTTTCCCCGGCCGGTCCAGAGACGCAGAATCAGGTCATGGGGACCGGGCTGGTGAATCTTGCCGACGGCGGCTCCGGGGAGGAGCTTTCGCAACTGGCGGACGACGGCTTCGATGGTGAAAGGGTCCATGGACATGGGGGGAAGAGTAACCGAATCGGGGCGGCGCCGCAATCCAACTTTTTCGTCACCGGTCCATCGTCCTTCTGCTATACTTCAAAATATAATATATTTTTAGCACCTTAGGATGAAGAGGAAAACTCCCGAGGTTATTGTTGACAGTATTGGTGCAAACTGCTAGAGATATCATTCTTTATACTTGAGCAACCAACTACTGTTTCCCTACGATCAATTCACCAACCCAGCTCCGGAGGATAATCATGTCCGAAAACACCAGGCAGGGACTCGGCACCAGGGCGCTGCACGCAGGTCATGTTCCCGACCCGACAACCAACTCCCGCGCCGTCCCCATCTATCAGACCAGCTCCTACGTCTTCAATTCTTCCGAGCACGCCGCCAATCTCTTCGGGCTCAAGGAAATGGGGAACATCTACACCCGGCTGATGAACCCGACCACCGACGTCCTGGAAAAAAGGCTGGCCGAACTCGACGGCGGTGTCGCCGCCCTGGCCCTGGCCTCCGGCTCGGCAGCGATCACCCTGGCGGTCCTCAACCTCGCCCGTTGCGGCGACAATATCGTCTCCTCCAGCTGCCTTTACGGCGGCACCTACAACCTTTTCCACCACACCCTGCCGCGGATGGGGATCAAGGTGAAATTCGTCGATTTCTCCGACCCGGCCAGAATCGCCGCGGCCATCGACGACAAGACCAAGGCGGTCTTCACCGAAACGATCGGCAACCCGAAAAACAACGTCGACGATTTCGACGCCATTGCCAAGGTCGCCCATGACCACAAACTCCCCTTCATCGTCGACAATACCGTGGCCACCCAGGTCCTCTTCCGCCCCATCGAGCACGGCGCCGACATCGTCTGCTATTCGCTGACCAAATTCATCGGCGGCCACGGCACCTCCATCGGCGGCGCGGTGGTCGACGCCGGCACCTTCGACTGGTCGAGCGGGCGGTTTCCCGAATTCACCACTCCCGATCCCAGCTACCATGGTCTGGAATACCATGCGGCGCTCGGCAACCTCGCCTACATCCTGAAAATGCGCCTCACCTTGCTGCGGGACATGGGCCCCTGCCTCTCCCCCTTCAACGCCTTCCAGTTTTTGCAGGGACTCGAGACCCTCCATGTGCGCATGCCCCGTCACTGCGAAAACGCCCTGAAGGTCGCCCGTTTCCTCTCCGGCCACCCCTCCGTTTCCTGGGTGAACTACCCCGGACTGGAGAGCCATCCCGACCATGAGCGGACCCAAAAATATCTCCCCGAAGGGGCCGGCGCCATCGTCGGCTTCGGCATCAAGGGGGGCGCCGCCGCCGGGGCCAAATTCATCGACAACGTCAAACTCGCCAGCCACCTCGCCAACATCGGCGATGCCAAGACTCTGGTCATTCATCCGGCGACCACCACCCATCAGCAGCTCTCCCCCGAAGAGCAGAAGTCCGCCGGGGTGTCCCCCGATTTCGTGCGGGTTTCCGTCGGCATCGAGGATGTCGCCGACATCCTGGCCGACCTCGACCAGGCCCTGAAGATAAGCCAACTCTAAGCCAACCGAATCCGCAATCGCCACCGAGGCGGGTTCCTCCGGGAACCTGCCTCTTTTTCATCCCTGTCGGCGCCCTAGTATCCCGTTTGGTTAGTCCATTCAGAATATTCTCCAGAATTAATAGACGGAATTATCCAATCGGGACACTGATATGGCTGACAGTTGTCAATAGAAGAAACGCTCACTGCCCAACTGATTTTCAGCGGTTTTTCGTGCGTTATGTTCCAGGGCACTTGCAGGGGCGGAACCTGTATTGCGACGGCTAATCAGACTGATATTCGCGGGTTGGGTACCGCCAGACTTGTCTTCGTCGCGGAGCTGCCTCTCTCTAGTAACGTGAGTTCGGCCAAGGCCTTATCCAATAGTGTCCTCGAGGGTTCTCCTGACCGCGGTTGCGCCCCTGTAACTGCCCTGGAATGTTAGTTTTGCTTCAATATGCTTTCTCCAACAGGTTTTTGAGGTGATTGAGTTGTTTGTGGTTTGTTATGCCATGGCCGGGATTTCAACTTCATGGGCTATTGCCCACATAAAAGCACAGAGTTCTCGAGCTATAGCCGTCACGATCACCTGTTTGGATTTACCCTTCGCCAGCATACGTTTGTAGCGGGCACATAATCGGAGTTGAGCTTTCCAGGAGATATCGCAAATTGCTTGCGACAGGCCTTCTTGTCGTCTGCGTAACTCCCGACTGACCCGGGCAGGAAGGCGGTAAGCCCAGGAGGCTTCCACCAGGACCCGGCGCACATGTCCATTGCCTGCTTTGGTAATTGAACCTCGTTTCGTTGTCTCGCCACTGGAATGTTCCGATGGAACCAGTCCGAGATAGGACATCAGTTCAACGGGGCTCTTAAAGCGCTTCAAATCTCCTATTTCAGCAACGGTTGTGGCTGCGACAATCAAGGAGACGCCTCGCAGGGATTGGTAGGCTTTAGCTACCGGAAACATCCGCCACTGGGGCAAGAGTTGTTGAATCTGCTCAGTCAGCCGCTCCACCCGCCGAGTGCTTTCAGTAAGCGCGCCGACATATTCCTGAAGGGTAATCTGCTGGGCCGGATGAGGCATTTTGATTCCAGCGATCCAGCGCATATGTGCCTGGCTCCAGGGGGTTCGTCCACTGAATCGGTGACCGTGTCGAAGAAGAAATGCCAGAATGTGCTGCTTGGCTTTTTTCTCCGACGCCTTGGCATCCTCCCTTGATCGGGTAAGGTCCCGCATGGCTTCATCTTCGGTAAGAGGCACAAAAACGGGAGACAGTTCACCGGCTCGATGCAGGCGGGCAAGCATTTGGGCATCCCGGCGGTCATTCTTAATACGGTCGCCGCTTTTCTTGGGGATCTTTGAGGGCGCTACCACCACACAATCGAACCCCTGAAATGTAAGGTGTCGGTAAACATCATAGCCACAAGGGCCAGCTTCGTAGACGAAATGGAGTTCGCAGCCTCTCGAAACCAGTTTCCTAACAACCTTGTCGAGAGCAACCAAACTCCCGTCAATTTTCCCATAGTGTCGAATTTCGCCGGTGCGACCCTCCTCGGCGATAGCGATCTCAATGGAGTTTTTGTGGACGTCCAACCCGATAAACATGCTAGACTTCTTCATGACCTGCCTCCTTGATTTTGGCTCTGTGTTGGGGTTCAAGAGCTTCCAACATAACCCACGTTTGCAAGGGGCAGGTCTTTTTTTGTCTCTAACTGTCAGCCATTATGTCTAGCAACCGACCGGTATTTTCGTTGCCCCCCCTCCCGAGGCATGCTAGAATTCGCACGCTTTAGCGAGGCTCCCTCGCCTTTTTAAATTCACGGCCACTCTCCCTGGCAAAAGACCGGGAGTGACCATGGCAGCCACCTCATCAGCCGACCGTTATGCCCAAGCGTTTTTTACAAAACTATCTGGAATATACCCTTTTCCTCTCCCTGATATTCGTCGTCAAGGCCCTGCCGCGTACCCTTGCCCTTCGTATCGGCGCCGGACTCGGTCTCCTCAGCAAGGTTCTCCTCCCCAAGCGCCGCAAACGCGCCCTGGAAAACATGCGGATGGCCTACCCCCTGATGCCCGAGGAGGAGCTGCGCAATAACGTCAGCGAGATGTTCCGCCACCTCGGGATCAGCGGCGTCGAGATGCTGCTCCTCGACACCTTCAAGACCAAGGAAGATCTGGAAAAATACTTCAGTTTTCACGGCCTCGAGCATCTCCGTGAGGCCTACAAACTCAACAAGGGGGTCTTTCTTCTCTCCGGCCATCTCGGTTCCTGGGAGGTCGGCACCTTTTTCCTCCCCATGCTCGGCTGTCCCGCCGACTTTGTCGCCAAGCAGATGAAAAATCCCTATGTGGGACGCTACTTCAACCGCCTCAGGGAGGCTGGAGGCGGCAGGGTCCTCGACGCCAAGCACGGCGCCCGACGAATCGTCAAGTCCCTGGCCGAAAATCGCGCCGTGGCGATCCTCCTCGATCAGCACACCACCCCGAGCGTCGCCGTCAAGGTCAACTTCTTCGGGCGCCCGGCCTACACCACGCCGATCATCACCCAGATCGCCATGAAAAACGGTGTCCCCATCGTTCCCTGTTTCACTCACCGCACCAAGGACAACCACTACGAAATCGTTTTCGAACCGATGATCCTCCTCGCCCCCGATTCCGACCGGGAAGCGGTGGTCCGCAACACCGCTCTGCTGACATCCATCATCGAAGATGCGGTACGGCGTGACCTCACCCAGTGGTTCTGGGTACACCGCCGCTGGCGCGAATGATTCTCCCGGAAACCTCTTCATCCCATCTCCCCTTCCACCTCGTGCTCGTCGAGCCGGAAATCCCGCCGAACACCGGTAATATCGCCAGGCTCTGCGGTGCCACGGGGTCCGTTCTCCACCTGGTGGGGAAACTCGGCTTTTCCATCGACGACCGGCAGCTTAAAAGAGCCGGCCTCGACTACTGGGACGCGGTGGACATCCGCCGCGCGGAGAGCCTCGCGGAACTGGAAGCCGCCCATCCCGACGCCCGCTGGTGGTACACGTCCAAGAAGGCGGCCAAAACCCATGTCCAGGCCGATTTTCTCCCCGGTGACTTCATCGTCTTCGGCAAGGAGACCCGGGGTCTCCCGGAAGAACTCCTCGCCGCCCATCCGGATCGGGCGATCCGCATTCCGATCTTCTCCCCCGTCGTCCGCAGCCTCAACCTCTCCACCGCTGCAGGGATCGTTCTTTACGAGGCGCTGCGCCAGAGCGGCCGGCTCGACACCTGAACCTTGCCGGATCATAATTGAGTCCGAAAGGCTCCTGAAGGCAAAAAAGCCCCGGTCATGACCGGGGCTTTTTTTATGCGGGGTATACGGTGAGAGTTTTCTAGAAGGAGCAGGTCAGCTGGCCGGAGAGGATGTCAACGGCGTTGTCGTAGCTGCCGAACAGGGAACCGCGGGAGAGGTCCTCCCCGGCAGCCGCTCTCATGACCTTGCTGTCACGGACAAAGAGATGGACGTAGGCGAGATCGAAACGAACATTTTCATTCAGCCGGTATCCGCCGCCGATGGCGGTCCAGAACCGGTCTTCACCGGGGATACGCGGCGTCCGGAAGGCGTCGGGAATCGGGGTCTCATCGTAGGCGAGGCCGAGGCGAAGAATCCAGGTTTCACCAGGGGTGAAGGAGGCGCCGATGGCGTAGCGCCAGTTGTCGTCCCAATTTTCCGTGGTAAGGCTCGGAGTTGCGGCAAGGGTGCCGTCGAACTGGATGAGGAGCTCGTCGAAGGAGCTCCAGTCGGTCCACATGACGTCCGCCATCACCGCCCAGGCCGGGGTGAGCTGGCTGAAAAACCCCAGGGAGGCGCTGGCCGGCAGTTCGACCTTCCCCGAGATCCCCTGGGGGCTGAACCGGGCCAGGGCGGCCCCATCAAGACCGGCTCCTGCCAGAAACGCCTGATTCACCAGGGTGAAGCCGGCATCTCCCTTGAGGGTGTGGAGAATCCTCGAACGGTAGGCCAGTCCGATGCGGGTCTGGTCGCTGATTTCGTAGAGGAGGCCGAGATTATAACCCGCCCCCCAGTCGTCGGCATTGAGATCGGCATAGACATCGGCATCGTGATTGGAAACCAGGGGGAGGAGCGCAGGGTTCCCCCCGCTCTGCTGAAAGGCCGCCAGACCGAAATCGACCATGCTGGTGAGCTGCACGTCGATGTACTGGGCGCTGACACCGGCGCCGAGGGAGAGGCGATCGGTGACCTTGAAGGCCAGGGAAGGATTGATGTTGATCGTCTTGAGATCGGACTTGACGGCGTGGTAACGCCCGACCCAGTCGAAGGGATATTCGGTGGTCAGCCCGAAGGGAGCGGTAATTCCCAGGCCGAAGGCGAGTCTCCCCCCAGGGTTGACGCTGTGGAAGAGGTTGGGGACCAACCCGCTTTCCCCGCCGTCGCCGCCATTGCCGCCGCTGATATCGAGGCCGAGGGCGTTTCTCGCCTCCGTTTTCTGAAATTTGGCCGAGGGAGCCACGTAATGGAGGCCGGCAATGACCTGCTGCCCGGGAAGCAGGGTCATCCCCGCGGGGTTGTAGAAAATGGTTGTGGCATCCTGCGCCGAAGCGGTACTCCCGGCAAAGGCATTACCGAGGCCGGTGACGCTCTGCTCGATGAGGGCAAACCCGGCCCCCTGGGCAAGACCCGCCGTCGCCAGGGCCAACGCTACCGTCAGTACAACAAACCGAATACACATGAGTCCCCCTTTTCAATGGTCAACTGCCCGATTAAAAGAGAATTCAACCGACTACTTCTCTATAACACAACAAATCCACCCTGCAAGATTCTTTAAATAATTTCAGTCGTTTTCCTCTACTGGAACAACCTTCACAAACAGAAAAAGGCGCCCTTCCGGACGCCTTTTTCCCTCTGCCTTGTCGCCTTGTCGTCCTAGGCGATTTCGCTTTCGATGCGTATGAAGAGACTCTTTTCCTTGACCACCGACAGGGCGTCGATCTCATCGAGGGCGGTGCGCACATTTTCCTCTTTGGCTTCGTGGGTCATGATGACGATGGGAACGGCTCCGCCTTCTTCCTGACGCTCCGGCTGAATCATGGAGGCGATGCTGATGTCATATCGGCCGAGAACCCCGGAAATCTGGGCCATGACGCCGGGCTTGTCCATGGCGGAAAAGCGAAGGAAATATTGACTGATAATTTCGGTCATCGGCTTGATTGGCAGAGTCTTGATGGTTCCGGGGCGGTAGGCCATGGCCGGGGTGCGCCCACGGGCTCCGGAGAGGATGTTGCGGGCGATGGCCATGACGTCCCCCATGACGGCACTGGCGGTCGCCTCCATTCCTGCTCCCCGACCAGAGAGCATCACCGGCCCGACAAAATCGCCGGAAAGACGGACGGCATTGAAAACCCCATCGACGTCGGCCAGGGGGTAGTTGTGCGGAATCATGGTCGGATGGACCCGGGCTTCGATCTGCTCGCCGTCAAACTTGCCGATGGCCAGAAGCTTGATCTTGTAACCGAACTGCTTGGCGAACTGGATATCGAGAGCCGAGACGCTGCGGATCCCCTCGGTATAAATCTGCTCCAGGGAGATGCGTGTGCCGAAACAGAGGGAGATGAGAATGGCCAGCTTGTGGGCGGTATCGATCCCCTCGAGGTCAAAGGTCGGATCGGCTTCGGCATACCCTTTGGCCTGGGCATCCCTGAGGACCGCGGAAAACTCGGCGTCTTCATTGGTCATCCGGGTCAGGATGTAGTTGCAGGTCCCGTTGAGGATGCCGAAAACGCTTTGGAATCCATTGGCGCAGAGGTTCTCCTTGATGGCGGAAATCACCGGGATGCCGCCGCCGACGGCCGCCTCGAACATCACCTCGACCCCTTTGGCCGCCGCTGCGGCCAGGATTTCTTCGCCGTGAACGGCCAGGAGGGCCTTGTTGGCGGTGACCACGTGTTTGCCCTGTGCGATGGCCTTCAGGACGAAGGTGCGGGCCGGCTCATAACCGCCGATCAGCTCGACGATCACGTCGATATCCGGGCTGGTCAGCAGATCATCGGCACGGGTGGTGAGAATACCGGCTTCGACGGTCACGCCGCGATCGGTGGTGATATCGAGATCGGCAATGCCGGCCAGCACCAGGCGAGCGCCGAGGCGATCCTCGATGAGGCGGGCATTCTCCTGGAAAACCTTGACAGTTCCGGTCCCGATGGTTCCGAAACCGAGCAATCCAACCCTGATGTCCTTCATAGAAATCCCTTCTTCATGACTGGGTATAAAATCTGGTCAGCGATCCTGCCCGACGGCGTCTCCGTGACGCCGGGGGAGTGGGTGGCTGATCCCCTTGTTTTCAATCGACAGCAGACATTCCGGCTCCTGGCCGTCACGAGCGGCGGCATTGGCCACAATCCTGGAGACCATGGACTCGACGGCCGTACTGTCCAGACCGGCGATAGGCGCCAGACACAGAGCCACCCGCTGGAAACCGGCCCGCAGGGACGCCTCAACCACGCCGCGGACGAGTTCCCCGTAGGTTTCGGGAACGAGATCCCGGCGGTTCCCTCCGCCGGCAAAGAGGATCCATTCGGAGCCGATCTTGCCGTTGCTGCGCACCAGTATCCGCTCGCCGACCCTGCCGACGGCCTTCCCGTGAAGGAGGAGTTCCGTCAGCAGGCTGTTGAGACGCCAGTCAAGAAGGG
This region includes:
- a CDS encoding OmpP1/FadL family transporter encodes the protein MKVVQRVVATCCLVLGMASPVFSSGFAIVEQSVSGLGTAFSGAAAVAEDASTLFFNPAGLTRLKGQEAVLGLHYIKPKTEFSDNGSSLSPALTGGAFVALSGSEGGDGGEDAFVPNVYYAANMDNGWAFGIGVNAPFGLATEYADGWQGRYHALRSEVKTVNINPSLAYKVNDHLSLGAGFNAQKLTAELSNAIDFGSIATALSGGALGTPQGSDGRVVLDADDWAYGYNLGLLVEANENTRLGLAYRSRMEYTAKGSADFTVPTAVTSLPGGVGGGIAATFADSGAKADITLPDTLSASVYHRFTDRLALMADVTWTNWSVFNELRVQFDNPLKGDSVTSYNWNDSWRYSLGGSYDASESLTLRAGVAFDETPIPDAENRTPRIPGEDRFWTSVGACYRFSENLKADFAYAHLFVSDSKIDRQAGVDPNGENFFAGTLVGEFENAVDIASIQLAYNF
- a CDS encoding proline dehydrogenase family protein; protein product: MILRQPLRYLSRCKNFERFLKVNPWARRAASRFVAGESRDEALRVAAELNREGFKVTLDYLGEEVTRSEEARLAAEEQAAAVEAAAVAKLDLGLSVKLSHLGVLIDEGLAEENLRMICQRAAAAGRFVRVDMEGSNLTSGTLAMVQRVHEDLPVIGTVIQSALKRSSADIETLNRRGISVRLVKGAYLEPSDLAFQRREEITLYFMRLTESLFRDGYRPAIATHEDLLIDYAIDMAFIYGRAPEEFEFQMLYGIRRDLQEKLRDQGYRVRIYLPYGSDWYGYFMRRLAERPANLWFLLRHLRN
- a CDS encoding Rqc2 family fibronectin-binding protein; the encoded protein is MSMDPFTIEAVVRQLRKLLPGAAVGKIHQPGPHDLILRLWTGRGNLRLLISAAPRASRIHLTTEVYPNPQAPPRFCQLLRSRLGRLLEIERVPGERIVRLVFADSENRFWTLVAELLGPRANLILLDPSGRIVDALLRVEGEGRTILPGKPYLPPEPLLRSDLQEGVPPIPADVPLRAWLLQTVTPMTELLAADIEAAVDAGEEAQEALEKLRRRYLNFDFSPCVGLWQEKSILSALTPEHLSLESLQTFADVSRAADAFYAEAGGEELFGGGKEALERIVRKGLQRLEKRLANIEAEESKARGFVRQRELGDLLLANIHRLRRGLAEVVLDDWYADPPVPVTVPLDPALSPQENAECYFRRHRKGKRGLEHIERRRGETLAESQWLEGVLLGLDEAEEEGEIEAIREELVAARLLQKRPGPPVRNRPALAETAVRQAITPGGYTLFWGRNNRSNDHVSRTLTRPDDLWFHAANMPGCHLVLRRKGEGGDVPEADVLFAAAIAAAHSRGKDAGKVEVMVAEGKWVRKPKGARPGLVTVEHYRTVVVRPQTISS
- a CDS encoding O-acetylhomoserine aminocarboxypropyltransferase/cysteine synthase family protein, with amino-acid sequence MSENTRQGLGTRALHAGHVPDPTTNSRAVPIYQTSSYVFNSSEHAANLFGLKEMGNIYTRLMNPTTDVLEKRLAELDGGVAALALASGSAAITLAVLNLARCGDNIVSSSCLYGGTYNLFHHTLPRMGIKVKFVDFSDPARIAAAIDDKTKAVFTETIGNPKNNVDDFDAIAKVAHDHKLPFIVDNTVATQVLFRPIEHGADIVCYSLTKFIGGHGTSIGGAVVDAGTFDWSSGRFPEFTTPDPSYHGLEYHAALGNLAYILKMRLTLLRDMGPCLSPFNAFQFLQGLETLHVRMPRHCENALKVARFLSGHPSVSWVNYPGLESHPDHERTQKYLPEGAGAIVGFGIKGGAAAGAKFIDNVKLASHLANIGDAKTLVIHPATTTHQQLSPEEQKSAGVSPDFVRVSVGIEDVADILADLDQALKISQL
- a CDS encoding IS110 family transposase, coding for MKKSSMFIGLDVHKNSIEIAIAEEGRTGEIRHYGKIDGSLVALDKVVRKLVSRGCELHFVYEAGPCGYDVYRHLTFQGFDCVVVAPSKIPKKSGDRIKNDRRDAQMLARLHRAGELSPVFVPLTEDEAMRDLTRSREDAKASEKKAKQHILAFLLRHGHRFSGRTPWSQAHMRWIAGIKMPHPAQQITLQEYVGALTESTRRVERLTEQIQQLLPQWRMFPVAKAYQSLRGVSLIVAATTVAEIGDLKRFKSPVELMSYLGLVPSEHSSGETTKRGSITKAGNGHVRRVLVEASWAYRLPARVSRELRRRQEGLSQAICDISWKAQLRLCARYKRMLAKGKSKQVIVTAIARELCAFMWAIAHEVEIPAMA
- a CDS encoding lysophospholipid acyltransferase family protein; the protein is MPKRFLQNYLEYTLFLSLIFVVKALPRTLALRIGAGLGLLSKVLLPKRRKRALENMRMAYPLMPEEELRNNVSEMFRHLGISGVEMLLLDTFKTKEDLEKYFSFHGLEHLREAYKLNKGVFLLSGHLGSWEVGTFFLPMLGCPADFVAKQMKNPYVGRYFNRLREAGGGRVLDAKHGARRIVKSLAENRAVAILLDQHTTPSVAVKVNFFGRPAYTTPIITQIAMKNGVPIVPCFTHRTKDNHYEIVFEPMILLAPDSDREAVVRNTALLTSIIEDAVRRDLTQWFWVHRRWRE
- a CDS encoding tRNA (cytidine(34)-2'-O)-methyltransferase yields the protein MILPETSSSHLPFHLVLVEPEIPPNTGNIARLCGATGSVLHLVGKLGFSIDDRQLKRAGLDYWDAVDIRRAESLAELEAAHPDARWWYTSKKAAKTHVQADFLPGDFIVFGKETRGLPEELLAAHPDRAIRIPIFSPVVRSLNLSTAAGIVLYEALRQSGRLDT